In Sphingomonas crocodyli, a genomic segment contains:
- the glp gene encoding gephyrin-like molybdotransferase Glp has protein sequence MSNLLPVAEAQARMLALASPLPVEQVSLIEAVGRYAAEPILARRTQPALPLSAMDGYAIRFAERPGPWTVIGESAAGGGLNRALAPGETARIFTGAPVPEGADAILIQEEATRDGDRLTMSGEGPKAVGEFVRPVGGDFAEGAALIAAGAPLNPAAIALAASGGHATLPVHRRPRVAILSTGDELVAPGEPTPGSLLPASNGPMLAALLSALACAVADHGIVRDDLAAIREAFAKAAETSDIIVTTGGASVGDHDLVLPALKAAGATIDFWKVAMKPGKPVMIARLGNAIVLGLPGNPVSAFVTATLFLKPLIAHLLGSADPLPRAFAGTLAGPLPATGVRAEYPRARLIDGRVHPLIGQDSAGLSALAAADHLVVRPAHAPPALVGEQVELLSLA, from the coding sequence GTGAGCAACCTCCTTCCCGTCGCCGAGGCGCAGGCGCGGATGCTCGCGCTCGCTTCGCCGCTGCCCGTCGAACAGGTTTCGCTGATCGAGGCGGTCGGCCGCTATGCCGCCGAACCCATCCTCGCGCGCCGTACGCAGCCGGCTTTGCCGCTGTCGGCGATGGACGGCTATGCGATCCGCTTCGCCGAGCGGCCCGGTCCGTGGACCGTGATCGGCGAGAGCGCGGCCGGCGGCGGGCTGAACCGCGCGCTGGCGCCGGGCGAGACCGCGCGCATCTTCACCGGCGCGCCCGTCCCCGAAGGCGCCGACGCGATCCTGATCCAGGAGGAAGCCACGCGCGATGGCGATCGCCTGACGATGAGCGGCGAAGGCCCCAAGGCGGTCGGCGAGTTCGTCCGCCCCGTCGGCGGCGACTTTGCCGAGGGCGCGGCGCTGATCGCCGCCGGCGCGCCGCTCAACCCCGCCGCCATCGCGCTTGCGGCATCGGGCGGCCACGCGACCCTGCCCGTCCACCGCCGCCCGCGCGTGGCGATCCTGTCGACCGGCGACGAACTGGTCGCCCCCGGAGAGCCGACGCCCGGATCGCTGCTCCCCGCATCGAACGGCCCGATGCTCGCGGCCCTGCTCAGCGCGCTTGCCTGCGCCGTCGCCGATCATGGCATCGTGCGCGACGATCTCGCCGCGATCCGTGAGGCCTTCGCAAAGGCGGCCGAGACGAGCGATATCATCGTCACGACCGGCGGCGCATCGGTCGGCGATCACGATCTCGTCCTGCCCGCGCTCAAGGCGGCGGGCGCGACGATCGACTTCTGGAAGGTCGCGATGAAGCCCGGCAAGCCGGTGATGATCGCGCGGCTTGGTAACGCGATCGTCCTCGGCCTGCCCGGCAATCCGGTGTCCGCCTTCGTCACCGCCACCTTGTTCCTGAAGCCGCTGATCGCGCATCTGCTCGGGTCCGCCGATCCGCTGCCGCGCGCCTTCGCCGGCACGCTCGCCGGCCCGCTTCCGGCCACGGGCGTGCGCGCCGAATATCCGCGCGCGCGCCTCATCGACGGCCGGGTCCATCCGCTGATCGGGCAGGACAGCGCGGGCCTCTCCGCGCTGGCTGCCGCCGATCATCTGGTGGTCCGCCCGGCCCATGCGCCACCAGCCCTTGTGGGCGAGCAGGTCGAATTGCTTTCCCTCGCTTGA
- the lexA gene encoding transcriptional repressor LexA, with protein sequence MLTAKQHELLIFIHDRLAETGVSPSFEEMKDALDLKSKSGVHRLISALEERNFIRRLPNRARALEVVRMPETATPKPAKTPKPANTNVPAPVAANENVLEIPLHGRIAAGVPIEALEGQSSLSVPAALLGPGEHYALEVAGDSMVEAGILDGDYALIRSAQTARDGDIVVALIAGAEATLKYFRREGTMIRLDPANRAYDPQRYAPDQVQVQGKLAGLLRRY encoded by the coding sequence ATGCTCACCGCCAAGCAACATGAACTGCTCATCTTCATCCACGATCGTCTGGCCGAGACCGGGGTTTCGCCCTCGTTCGAGGAGATGAAGGACGCGCTCGATCTCAAATCGAAATCGGGCGTGCACCGGCTGATCTCCGCGCTGGAGGAACGCAATTTCATCCGCCGCCTGCCCAACCGCGCCCGCGCGCTGGAGGTGGTGCGAATGCCCGAAACGGCGACGCCCAAGCCCGCCAAGACTCCGAAGCCCGCGAACACCAATGTTCCCGCGCCCGTCGCCGCGAATGAGAATGTCCTCGAAATCCCGCTGCACGGCCGCATCGCCGCGGGCGTGCCGATCGAGGCGCTCGAGGGGCAGAGCAGCCTTTCGGTGCCCGCCGCCTTGCTCGGGCCGGGCGAACATTATGCGCTCGAAGTCGCCGGGGATTCGATGGTCGAGGCCGGCATTCTCGACGGCGACTATGCGCTGATCCGCAGCGCGCAGACCGCGCGGGACGGCGATATCGTCGTCGCCCTGATCGCGGGCGCCGAAGCGACGCTCAAATATTTCCGCCGCGAAGGCACGATGATCCGGCTCGATCCGGCCAACCGCGCCTACGACCCGCAGCGTTATGCCCCCGATCAGGTGCAGGTGCAGGGTAAGCTCGCCGGCCTGCTGCGGCGCTACTGA
- a CDS encoding DUF3224 domain-containing protein, which produces MIRRGLLLAAPIAAVIFAASPLMAAEPVERIATGAFDVKAAPEGAADAPIGTYKLDKVYHGDLDGIGTGKMLTVDTKTEGSAAYVAIERVTGTLAGRKGGFALDHVGTMARGATSLHIAIVPDSGTDALTGITGTLDIRIEKDGKHFYTLRYKLPN; this is translated from the coding sequence ATGATCCGGCGCGGTCTTCTGCTGGCCGCGCCGATCGCGGCCGTAATCTTCGCGGCCTCGCCCCTGATGGCGGCCGAACCGGTCGAGCGGATCGCGACCGGCGCCTTCGACGTGAAGGCCGCGCCCGAAGGTGCGGCCGACGCGCCGATCGGCACCTACAAGCTCGACAAAGTCTATCACGGCGATCTCGACGGCATCGGCACCGGCAAGATGCTGACCGTCGACACCAAGACCGAAGGCTCCGCCGCTTATGTCGCGATCGAACGCGTCACCGGCACCCTCGCCGGCCGCAAGGGCGGCTTCGCGCTCGACCATGTCGGCACGATGGCGCGCGGCGCCACAAGCCTCCATATCGCGATCGTCCCCGACAGCGGCACCGATGCCCTGACCGGCATCACCGGCACCCTCGACATTCGCATCGAGAAGGACGGCAAGCATTTTTATACTTTGCGCTACAAATTGCCGAACTGA
- a CDS encoding PAS domain-containing protein translates to MTKTLHPDVPAPVRSLSIATLASVLDQSVDCVKLLNIDGCLEYMNANGQCAMEIDDISAMLGAEWSSLWPEETRPVILDACERVRRGEAVRFDAYCPTAKGNPRWWNVSVSAVRSDDGEVTGLLSVSRDVTDATITRQALEVTTAEMRHRLKNSYAMIGGLMSGMARGTPDREVFADEMVTRLTGLASSQTLFASRENAPCRISDLIPALVDAFDTAHCSVTIDTIADCEVDQGRADAIALVLGELAVNSSKHGAIRHGGSVSVGASTATGNVVISWTELSNGIVHAHSRDGGQGMKLMDRIVRARKGDLNVAWIDRGLTVKVTFPTSA, encoded by the coding sequence ATGACAAAAACCCTCCACCCCGATGTTCCCGCACCCGTGCGTTCGCTATCGATTGCGACGCTGGCGTCCGTTCTCGACCAGAGCGTCGATTGCGTGAAGCTCCTCAATATCGACGGCTGCCTCGAATATATGAATGCCAACGGGCAGTGCGCGATGGAGATTGACGATATATCCGCAATGCTCGGTGCGGAATGGTCGTCGCTTTGGCCTGAAGAAACACGGCCCGTCATTCTTGACGCCTGCGAGCGCGTTCGGCGTGGCGAAGCCGTGCGGTTCGACGCTTATTGCCCGACAGCCAAGGGCAATCCCCGCTGGTGGAATGTTTCGGTTTCCGCCGTTCGATCCGACGACGGCGAAGTGACCGGGCTGCTGTCCGTGTCGCGCGACGTGACCGATGCCACGATAACGCGCCAGGCACTCGAAGTGACGACGGCGGAAATGCGGCATCGGCTGAAGAACAGCTATGCCATGATCGGCGGCCTCATGTCCGGCATGGCGCGGGGAACACCGGATCGGGAGGTGTTCGCTGATGAAATGGTCACGCGACTGACCGGACTGGCATCATCGCAAACGCTGTTCGCGTCGCGCGAAAACGCCCCCTGCCGGATATCCGATCTGATCCCCGCTTTGGTCGATGCGTTCGACACCGCGCACTGCTCGGTCACGATCGACACCATTGCGGATTGCGAAGTCGATCAGGGCCGCGCGGACGCGATTGCGCTAGTGCTGGGCGAACTGGCCGTCAACTCCTCCAAACATGGCGCGATCCGCCACGGCGGTTCGGTTTCGGTGGGTGCGTCCACGGCCACGGGCAATGTCGTCATATCCTGGACTGAGCTGTCGAACGGCATCGTCCATGCCCATTCACGCGACGGCGGCCAGGGCATGAAACTGATGGACCGCATCGTCCGCGCCCGCAAAGGCGACCTGAACGTCGCCTGGATCGATCGAGGGCTGACCGTGAAGGTCACTTTCCCGACAAGCGCTTAA
- a CDS encoding ComEC/Rec2 family competence protein, translating into MLAAIEHVLEAERDQLALWLPVGFGAGIAGWFALPGPTGWIGLGIAAAGAGLAALVFGGASRLGRAVAIFALAMLLGLVAIWTKADWVTAPRIDRPKVVTLTGIVEAAEPRPATGVVRLLVAPDAALHLPPRVRINVDADDLPTVPSAGSRLKVRARLLPPAPPMVPGGYDFARVAWFDGIGATGKALDPPAIVAAGGGSSLADIRTRLTAHIEASIRGAGEGGIAASFVTGDQGGIPEDDNEALRRAGLAHLLSVSGLHVTAVVGAVMLLTIRLLALSRRLALHAPLPLIAAGAGALAGIGYTLLTGAEVPTVRSCIAALLVLGGIALGREAITLRLVAAGALIVLVFWPEALAGPSFQLSFAAIAALVAFHEHPKVAAFAARRDEGIVLGGGRMLLMLLASGVVIEAALSPIALFHFHKAGLYGAAANIVAIPLTTFVVMPAEAIALALDLVGLGAPIWWLVGKALGLLLWIAHVVADAPGSVAALPSMPRGAFALMAAGGLWIVLWRTRLRRWGGVPLAIGAVWALLTPPPDLLVTGDGRHVAVRDGRGGIAILRDRAGDYVRDVLGEASGVEGEAPALEIMPFARCSADLCAADVTGGDRTIRLLATRSRDFVDIRAMTRACAAADIVVGDRRLPRTCHPRWLKADASFLRSTGGLAIRVGSGEVESVAEQVGRHPWGSFAP; encoded by the coding sequence ATGCTGGCCGCGATCGAGCATGTGCTGGAGGCGGAGCGCGATCAGCTGGCCCTATGGTTGCCGGTGGGCTTCGGCGCGGGGATTGCGGGCTGGTTCGCGCTGCCGGGGCCGACCGGCTGGATCGGGCTGGGCATCGCGGCGGCGGGCGCGGGGCTGGCGGCGCTGGTTTTCGGCGGGGCGAGCCGGCTGGGCCGCGCGGTGGCGATCTTCGCGCTGGCGATGCTGCTGGGCCTCGTCGCCATCTGGACGAAGGCGGATTGGGTCACCGCACCCCGGATCGATCGGCCGAAGGTGGTGACGCTGACGGGCATCGTCGAGGCGGCCGAGCCGCGGCCGGCGACCGGCGTGGTGCGGTTGCTCGTGGCGCCCGATGCCGCGCTGCATCTGCCGCCGCGCGTGCGGATCAATGTCGATGCGGATGATCTGCCGACGGTGCCGTCCGCCGGATCGCGACTGAAGGTGCGCGCGCGCCTGCTTCCGCCTGCGCCGCCGATGGTGCCCGGCGGCTATGATTTCGCGCGCGTCGCCTGGTTCGATGGGATCGGGGCGACCGGCAAGGCGCTCGATCCGCCGGCGATCGTCGCGGCGGGCGGGGGCTCCTCGCTCGCCGACATCCGCACCCGCCTGACCGCACATATCGAGGCGAGCATCAGGGGCGCGGGCGAAGGCGGGATCGCGGCCTCCTTCGTCACCGGCGATCAGGGCGGCATTCCGGAGGATGATAATGAGGCGCTGCGCCGCGCAGGCCTTGCGCACCTGCTGTCGGTGTCGGGGCTGCATGTGACGGCGGTGGTGGGGGCGGTGATGCTGCTCACGATCCGGTTGCTCGCTTTGTCGCGCCGCCTCGCGCTCCACGCGCCTTTGCCCTTGATCGCGGCCGGGGCGGGCGCGCTGGCGGGGATCGGCTATACGTTGCTCACCGGTGCGGAGGTGCCGACCGTGCGATCGTGCATCGCCGCCCTGCTGGTGCTGGGCGGGATCGCGCTGGGGCGGGAGGCGATCACGCTGCGGCTGGTCGCGGCAGGCGCGTTGATCGTCCTCGTCTTCTGGCCAGAGGCGCTGGCGGGGCCGAGCTTCCAGCTGAGCTTTGCCGCGATCGCCGCTTTGGTCGCCTTCCACGAACATCCGAAGGTCGCCGCCTTCGCTGCGCGGCGGGATGAGGGGATCGTGCTGGGTGGCGGGCGCATGTTGCTGATGCTACTGGCGAGCGGTGTGGTGATCGAGGCGGCACTGTCGCCGATCGCTTTGTTCCATTTCCACAAGGCGGGGCTGTACGGCGCGGCGGCGAACATCGTTGCGATCCCGTTGACCACCTTCGTCGTGATGCCGGCGGAGGCGATTGCGCTTGCGCTCGATCTGGTCGGGCTGGGCGCGCCGATCTGGTGGCTGGTCGGCAAGGCGCTGGGCCTGCTCCTGTGGATCGCGCATGTCGTGGCCGATGCGCCGGGATCGGTCGCGGCCCTCCCGTCAATGCCACGCGGCGCCTTTGCCCTGATGGCGGCGGGCGGCCTGTGGATCGTGTTGTGGCGGACGCGGTTGCGGCGCTGGGGCGGCGTCCCGCTCGCAATCGGTGCGGTCTGGGCGCTGCTGACCCCGCCGCCCGACCTCCTCGTTACCGGCGACGGCCGCCATGTCGCGGTGCGTGACGGGCGCGGCGGTATCGCGATCCTGCGCGATCGGGCGGGCGATTATGTCCGCGATGTGCTGGGCGAGGCGTCGGGCGTCGAAGGCGAAGCGCCCGCGCTGGAGATCATGCCCTTCGCCCGCTGCAGCGCCGATCTGTGCGCGGCGGACGTGACCGGCGGCGACCGCACGATCCGCCTCCTCGCCACCCGCAGCCGCGACTTCGTGGACATCCGCGCCATGACGCGCGCCTGCGCCGCCGCAGATATCGTGGTCGGCGACCGCCGCCTTCCCCGCACCTGCCACCCCCGCTGGCTCAAGGCCGACGCCTCCTTCCTGCGCAGCACCGGCGGTCTGGCGATCCGGGTCGGATCGGGTGAGGTCGAGAGCGTCGCCGAGCAGGTTGGCCGGCATCCGTGGGGAAGTTTTGCGCCTTAA
- the gltX gene encoding glutamate--tRNA ligase: MGASTETRPVVTRFAPSPTGFLHIGGARTALFNWLYARHMGGKFLLRIEDTDRARSTEPAIEAILDGMRWLGLDWDGDAVYQFARADRHAEVANELLAKGHAYRCYATPEELAELREQQRAAKQPLRYDGRWRDRDPSEAPAGAPFVIRLKAPREGEVTIEDRVQGAVTVRNSELDDMILLRSDGTPTYMLAVVVDDHDMGVTHVIRGDDHLNNAFRQLALIRAMEWPEPIYAHVPLIHGADGAKLSKRHGALGVDAYRDEMGLLPEAVNNYLLRLGWGHGDAEIIDRDQAVEWFDLGGIGRSPARFDMKKLENLNGHYMREADDARLADLAAPGVAKALDREMTSAERALLLRSVPFLKVRAKDLNDLADGSLFLFRARPLDMDEKANTLLDEPGKALLAQARDVLAATSDWSVPELEAAIRTVAESAGIGLGKVAQPLRAALTGRTTSPGIFDVLALLGREESLARMDDRI; this comes from the coding sequence GTGGGCGCAAGCACCGAAACCCGTCCTGTCGTTACCCGTTTCGCGCCGTCGCCTACCGGATTCCTTCACATCGGCGGCGCCCGCACCGCCTTGTTCAACTGGCTCTATGCGCGCCACATGGGCGGCAAGTTCCTGCTGCGTATCGAAGATACCGATCGCGCGCGTTCGACCGAGCCGGCGATCGAGGCGATCCTGGACGGCATGCGCTGGCTGGGCCTCGATTGGGATGGCGACGCGGTTTACCAGTTTGCCCGCGCCGATCGCCATGCCGAAGTCGCGAACGAATTGCTGGCGAAGGGCCATGCCTATCGCTGTTACGCCACGCCCGAGGAACTGGCCGAACTGCGCGAGCAGCAGCGCGCCGCCAAGCAGCCGCTGCGTTATGACGGCCGCTGGCGCGATCGCGATCCTTCCGAAGCGCCCGCCGGCGCGCCCTTCGTCATCCGGCTGAAGGCGCCGCGTGAGGGCGAGGTGACGATCGAGGATCGGGTGCAGGGCGCGGTCACGGTGCGCAATTCCGAACTCGACGACATGATCCTGCTGCGGTCGGACGGGACGCCGACCTATATGCTCGCCGTCGTGGTCGACGATCACGACATGGGCGTCACCCACGTCATCCGCGGCGACGATCATCTGAACAACGCCTTCCGCCAGCTCGCGCTGATCCGCGCGATGGAGTGGCCGGAGCCGATCTACGCGCACGTTCCCCTGATCCACGGTGCGGACGGCGCGAAGCTTTCGAAGCGGCACGGCGCGCTGGGCGTCGATGCCTATCGCGACGAAATGGGCCTGCTGCCCGAGGCGGTGAACAACTATCTCCTCCGGCTCGGCTGGGGCCACGGCGATGCCGAGATCATCGATCGCGATCAGGCGGTCGAGTGGTTCGACCTGGGCGGCATCGGCCGCAGCCCCGCGCGCTTCGACATGAAGAAGCTCGAAAACCTGAACGGCCATTATATGCGCGAGGCCGACGATGCACGGCTGGCCGATCTGGCCGCGCCCGGAGTCGCAAAGGCGCTCGATCGCGAGATGACGTCCGCAGAGCGAGCATTATTGCTGCGCAGCGTTCCATTTTTGAAGGTTCGCGCCAAGGATCTCAATGACTTGGCAGACGGATCGCTGTTTCTGTTTCGCGCTCGCCCGCTCGATATGGACGAGAAGGCAAATACGCTGCTAGACGAACCGGGCAAGGCGCTGTTGGCCCAAGCCCGCGACGTTCTTGCCGCCACGTCGGACTGGTCCGTCCCCGAACTGGAGGCGGCCATTCGCACCGTGGCGGAGAGCGCGGGGATCGGCCTCGGCAAGGTCGCGCAGCCATTGCGCGCGGCGCTTACCGGACGCACCACATCCCCGGGCATCTTCGACGTTCTGGCCCTGCTCGGCCGTGAGGAGAGCCTGGCCCGGATGGACGATCGCATTTGA
- the gltA gene encoding citrate synthase — MGDTAKLEMGGKPSDYPVVSGTIGPDVIDIRKLYAATGAFTFDPGFTSTASCESAITYIDGDEGVLLHRGYPIEQLAEQSSFMEVSYLLLNGELPSKGELEKFSNTITRHTMVHEQLAQFFRGFRRDAHPMAIMCGVVGALSAFYHDSTDINDPQQRLIASHRLIAKIPTIAAMAYQYSVGRPFVFPKNDLSYTANFMRMTFANPAEEYEVDPIVVDAMDKIFILHADHEQNASTSTVRLAGSSGANPFACIAAGIACLWGPAHGGANEAALNMLREIGTPDRIPEFIARAKNKDDPFRLMGFGHRVYKNFDPRAKVLSKAATEVLDKLGKNDPVLDTARELEQIALKDPYFIDKKLYPNVDFYSGVILSAIGFPTNMFTVLFALARTVGWVAQWNEMISDPGQKIGRPRQLYTGATQRDYVPVDKR; from the coding sequence ATGGGGGACACTGCAAAGCTCGAAATGGGCGGCAAGCCGTCCGACTACCCCGTCGTTTCGGGCACCATCGGCCCCGACGTCATCGACATCCGCAAGCTTTATGCGGCGACCGGCGCCTTCACCTTCGATCCCGGCTTCACCTCGACCGCGTCGTGCGAAAGCGCGATCACCTATATCGACGGTGACGAAGGCGTCCTGCTCCACCGCGGCTATCCGATCGAGCAGCTCGCCGAACAGTCGAGCTTCATGGAAGTCAGCTACCTGCTGCTGAACGGCGAACTGCCGTCGAAGGGCGAGCTGGAAAAGTTCAGCAACACGATCACGCGCCACACGATGGTGCATGAACAGCTGGCGCAGTTCTTCCGTGGCTTCCGCCGCGATGCGCACCCGATGGCGATCATGTGCGGCGTCGTCGGCGCGCTTTCGGCCTTCTACCACGACAGCACCGACATCAACGATCCGCAGCAGCGCCTGATCGCGTCGCACCGCCTGATCGCCAAGATTCCGACGATCGCGGCGATGGCCTATCAATATTCGGTCGGCCGTCCGTTCGTCTTCCCGAAGAACGACCTGAGCTACACCGCCAACTTCATGCGGATGACCTTCGCCAACCCGGCCGAGGAATATGAGGTCGATCCGATCGTCGTCGACGCGATGGACAAGATCTTCATCCTGCATGCCGATCACGAACAGAATGCCTCGACCTCGACCGTGCGTCTGGCCGGTTCGTCGGGCGCGAACCCGTTCGCGTGCATCGCGGCCGGCATCGCATGTCTGTGGGGCCCCGCGCATGGCGGCGCGAACGAAGCCGCGCTCAACATGCTGCGCGAAATCGGCACGCCGGATCGCATTCCCGAGTTCATCGCGCGTGCGAAGAACAAGGACGATCCGTTCCGCCTGATGGGCTTCGGCCACCGCGTCTATAAGAACTTCGATCCGCGCGCGAAGGTGCTGTCCAAGGCCGCGACCGAGGTTCTCGACAAGCTGGGCAAGAACGATCCGGTTCTCGATACGGCCCGCGAGCTCGAGCAGATCGCGCTCAAGGATCCGTATTTCATCGACAAGAAGCTCTACCCGAACGTCGATTTCTATTCGGGCGTGATCCTGTCGGCGATCGGTTTCCCGACCAACATGTTCACCGTGCTGTTCGCGCTCGCCCGCACCGTCGGCTGGGTCGCGCAGTGGAACGAAATGATCTCGGACCCCGGCCAGAAGATCGGCCGCCCGCGTCAGCTCTACACGGGCGCGACGCAGCGCGATTACGTGCCGGTCGACAAGCGCTAA
- a CDS encoding sensor histidine kinase, translating to MSLVGEVKATIGRIDRDGRLIEADPQLLRMQERAGGTLGQPLAVPPLAAIVRLAVRLQIPITRAMTAALGDRDVNLLARVKPTGDGCDVAISGWNEQSPLSLNDAGRARDFARTRADWICETDASLRIVHLTGAVADAIGRPLDDLFELTRGARGETLVEIAARTAARFEDGGAVLRIDGGEPVRIDGLPLIDGVGRLAGYRLLVHRRAAQGDVDDPAPAAINAFGERLSNALREPLARIIANADSLSAREDGPLRRDYADYASDIAGAGRHLLALVDDLVDLQAIEDPDFRPSIEPIDLAELLRRAGGLLTVRAADKQVRIGMPEPGSVIGSADHRRVLQILINLISNAIRHSPPGGTIWLRAAREGDLAVALVADMGDGIAPENHERMFERFERLDLADGSGTGLGLYIARRLARAMGGDLGVDSATGTGARFVLTLPAA from the coding sequence GTGAGTCTGGTCGGAGAGGTCAAGGCGACGATCGGTCGCATCGATCGCGACGGTCGGCTGATCGAGGCCGATCCCCAATTATTGCGGATGCAGGAGCGCGCGGGCGGCACGCTGGGGCAGCCGCTGGCGGTGCCGCCTCTGGCCGCGATCGTGCGGCTGGCGGTGCGACTCCAAATCCCGATCACGCGTGCGATGACGGCGGCGCTGGGCGACCGCGACGTTAATCTGCTGGCGCGTGTGAAGCCGACCGGCGACGGCTGTGACGTCGCGATCAGCGGCTGGAACGAACAAAGCCCGCTCTCGCTCAACGACGCCGGCCGCGCGCGCGATTTCGCCCGCACCCGCGCCGACTGGATTTGCGAAACCGATGCGTCGCTGCGCATCGTCCATCTGACCGGCGCAGTCGCCGATGCGATCGGCCGTCCGCTCGACGATCTGTTCGAACTTACCCGCGGCGCACGCGGCGAGACGTTGGTGGAGATTGCCGCACGCACCGCCGCCCGCTTCGAAGATGGCGGTGCCGTGCTGCGGATCGACGGCGGGGAGCCGGTGCGGATCGACGGCCTGCCGCTGATCGACGGGGTCGGGCGGCTGGCGGGCTATCGCCTGCTCGTTCATCGCCGCGCTGCGCAGGGCGATGTCGACGATCCCGCGCCTGCCGCGATCAACGCCTTTGGCGAGCGGCTGAGCAACGCGTTGCGCGAGCCGCTGGCGCGGATCATCGCCAACGCCGACAGTCTGAGCGCGCGTGAGGATGGGCCGCTGCGCCGCGATTATGCCGATTATGCGTCCGATATAGCCGGGGCGGGTCGACACCTGCTCGCTCTGGTCGACGATCTGGTTGATCTGCAGGCGATCGAGGATCCCGATTTCCGCCCCTCGATCGAGCCGATCGATCTGGCCGAATTGCTCCGCCGCGCCGGCGGGCTTCTTACGGTGCGCGCAGCCGACAAGCAGGTGCGGATCGGCATGCCGGAGCCGGGCAGCGTGATCGGATCGGCCGATCATCGCCGCGTGCTGCAGATATTGATCAACCTGATCAGCAACGCGATCCGCCATTCGCCCCCCGGCGGCACGATCTGGCTGCGCGCGGCGCGCGAGGGCGATCTGGCGGTCGCGCTGGTCGCCGACATGGGCGACGGCATCGCGCCCGAGAATCACGAACGCATGTTCGAACGCTTCGAACGGCTCGACTTGGCCGATGGTTCGGGCACCGGCCTGGGCCTCTACATTGCCCGCCGTCTCGCCCGCGCAATGGGCGGCGACCTCGGCGTCGACAGCGCCACCGGCACCGGCGCCCGCTTCGTCCTGACCCTGCCCGCTGCCTGA
- a CDS encoding DUF2336 domain-containing protein → MSTTAIEGLLPEGPIWLDGGVPDSAQALGHLERRLDAAAAELALDEEQRLTELQRAQMRALHQALVRSIEADLRLRLARRLERDDAPEELLAALDAAHVDIALPLIRLPGQKDLALVELLLRRVDAHRLALALGQDTHRAAGVVQQLLDLADPAIAEATMAMMIADSRSRDAFGEPQLDGVDLPEVLRRRLVWKIAAALRTYMVRRHGMRAERADAHVTAIGGAYLAEQQPVPGVEAAAAKLVALLDEREMLDDELIMQALEDGLLPLFAAGLALRGSIDEATVWAMVADPSAWMVATLLKAIGCQREPAVTMLWRLGLAHGTAEDRLIERSEAFDALNEGRARDALGIWRSDRAYRRGVAELGERDYLP, encoded by the coding sequence TTGTCGACCACAGCGATCGAAGGACTGTTGCCGGAAGGGCCGATCTGGCTCGACGGCGGCGTGCCCGATTCTGCGCAGGCGCTGGGCCACCTCGAACGCCGGCTCGATGCCGCCGCCGCCGAACTCGCGCTCGACGAGGAACAGCGGCTGACCGAGCTGCAGCGTGCGCAGATGCGGGCGCTGCACCAGGCGCTCGTCCGCTCGATCGAGGCCGATCTGCGCCTGCGCCTTGCCCGCCGTCTGGAACGGGATGACGCGCCGGAGGAATTGCTCGCCGCGCTCGATGCCGCGCATGTCGATATCGCGCTGCCGCTGATCCGCCTGCCGGGGCAGAAGGATCTCGCGCTGGTCGAATTGCTGTTGCGCCGCGTCGATGCGCATCGGCTCGCGCTCGCATTGGGGCAGGATACGCACCGGGCGGCGGGCGTCGTCCAGCAATTGCTCGACCTTGCCGATCCCGCGATTGCGGAGGCGACGATGGCGATGATGATCGCCGACAGTCGGAGCAGGGATGCCTTTGGCGAACCCCAGCTCGACGGGGTCGATCTGCCGGAGGTGCTGCGCCGCCGGCTGGTGTGGAAGATCGCCGCCGCGCTGCGCACCTATATGGTCCGCCGCCACGGCATGCGCGCCGAACGCGCCGACGCGCATGTCACCGCGATCGGCGGCGCCTATCTGGCCGAGCAGCAGCCGGTGCCGGGGGTCGAGGCCGCAGCCGCAAAGCTTGTCGCCCTGCTCGATGAGCGAGAGATGCTCGATGACGAGCTGATCATGCAGGCGCTTGAGGACGGATTGCTGCCTTTGTTTGCGGCGGGCCTCGCACTGCGTGGGAGCATCGACGAGGCGACCGTGTGGGCGATGGTCGCCGATCCTTCGGCCTGGATGGTCGCGACTTTGCTCAAGGCGATCGGGTGCCAGCGCGAGCCGGCGGTGACGATGCTGTGGCGGCTCGGCCTTGCCCACGGCACCGCCGAGGATCGGCTTATCGAACGCAGCGAAGCCTTCGATGCGCTGAACGAGGGCCGCGCCCGCGACGCGCTGGGCATCTGGCGCTCCGATCGCGCCTATCGCCGCGGCGTCGCCGAACTGGGCGAGCGGGATTATCTGCCGTGA